Proteins from one Microbacterium proteolyticum genomic window:
- a CDS encoding CDP-glycerol glycerophosphotransferase family protein produces MTDVRFLHDDGRAVLEISGTGLRPTGVTLEGPRARVTARLHGRGRTWRAELPLRAARWGGPELPLPTGEYRLRIEPGEATDAAPPAASLPLTQLPGLRAEWDGRRLRVGPPVDPAYDSGEGQAALERRYATSRQPLENAVFFESFYGRTAGCNPLAIDRELARVAPAVTRYWSVVDLSVHVPPGVVAVVEGSPEWWRARAASRLLVVNDWLRRKFVRKPGQRVLQTWHGTPLKRLALHRPGFDPRRTLAVLRESRRWDVLLAQSPYAARLLSRAYAFLRRPVWIEGYPRNDVLQTDDGTATRRALGIGADERVLLYAPTWRDDREAIVDFLDPSALARATDAVVLVRGHTRTLHPGEDSRGPRVIDVTGYPDTARLLAASDALITDYSSVMFDFAITGKPMYFLVPDLEHYRGELRGFYFDLLDAAPGPVVRSQDDLERAIAEVDPAIFRERYERFQRVFVAREDGRAAERVVARLLDQGFVDRY; encoded by the coding sequence ATGACCGACGTGCGTTTCCTCCACGACGACGGGCGCGCCGTGCTCGAGATCTCCGGAACGGGATTGCGGCCGACGGGCGTGACGCTCGAGGGTCCGCGCGCCCGCGTCACCGCGCGCCTGCACGGACGCGGACGGACCTGGCGGGCCGAGCTTCCCCTCCGCGCGGCGCGGTGGGGCGGACCCGAGCTGCCGCTTCCCACGGGCGAATACCGGCTGCGCATCGAACCGGGGGAGGCGACGGATGCCGCGCCCCCCGCGGCATCCCTGCCCCTCACGCAACTTCCGGGGCTCCGGGCGGAGTGGGATGGCCGACGGCTGCGGGTCGGTCCACCGGTCGACCCCGCCTACGACTCCGGCGAAGGGCAGGCCGCGCTCGAACGGCGGTACGCGACCTCTCGGCAGCCGCTGGAGAACGCCGTGTTCTTCGAGAGCTTCTACGGGCGCACCGCCGGCTGCAACCCGCTCGCCATCGATCGGGAGCTCGCGCGCGTGGCCCCCGCCGTCACGCGCTACTGGAGCGTCGTCGACCTGTCGGTGCACGTTCCCCCCGGGGTCGTCGCCGTGGTGGAGGGCAGCCCCGAATGGTGGCGTGCCCGGGCGGCATCCCGACTGCTCGTCGTCAACGACTGGCTGCGTCGGAAGTTCGTCCGCAAGCCCGGTCAGCGTGTGCTTCAGACCTGGCACGGCACACCCCTCAAGCGTCTCGCACTCCACCGCCCCGGCTTCGATCCGCGAAGGACACTGGCCGTTCTCCGCGAGAGCCGGCGCTGGGACGTGCTGCTCGCCCAGAGTCCCTATGCGGCGCGGCTCCTCTCCCGTGCGTACGCGTTCCTCCGGCGCCCCGTGTGGATCGAGGGGTATCCGCGCAACGACGTCCTCCAGACCGACGACGGCACCGCGACGCGCCGCGCACTCGGCATCGGGGCGGACGAGCGCGTCCTCCTCTACGCCCCGACGTGGCGCGACGACCGGGAGGCGATCGTCGACTTCCTCGATCCGTCCGCCCTGGCACGGGCCACGGATGCCGTGGTGCTCGTCCGCGGCCACACCCGGACGCTTCACCCGGGCGAGGACTCGCGGGGGCCCCGCGTCATCGACGTCACCGGCTACCCGGACACGGCGCGGCTGCTGGCGGCATCCGACGCCCTCATCACCGACTACTCGTCGGTGATGTTCGACTTCGCCATCACCGGCAAACCGATGTACTTCCTCGTGCCCGACCTCGAGCACTATCGCGGAGAGCTGCGCGGGTTCTACTTCGATCTGCTGGATGCCGCCCCCGGACCGGTCGTGCGGTCGCAGGACGACCTCGAGCGGGCGATCGCGGAGGTCGACCCGGCGATCTTCCGCGAACGCTACGAGCGGTTCCAGCGCGTGTTCGTCGCGCGCGAGGACGGTCGGGCGGCGGAGCGGGTCGTCGCCCGGCTCCTCGACCAGGGATTCGTCGACCGGTATTGA
- a CDS encoding CDP-glycerol glycerophosphotransferase family protein — translation MASFSFGAGNARKLRRIPLYLAGRLLTAVVPRSRERWVFGCAVGVADGALALWRVADAAGERTTWLVADEGQAQEAERLGIPSLRRDSLRGLWATARARVVVVTHGFGDVNRYAVAGAFVVQLWHGIPLKRIGLDSPETTRSALLPGSRAVTRLLAVLYRRTMRQISLLPAASHLVRGRLESAFGLDDARVPVTGEPRVDVLSRGTADERRSAARDALAAVTGTDLGDRRLVLYAPTWRDGDVDPAIPTTSDADRIDAVLAHHDAVLFVRPHPLGAGEYRLTSERVKMLGSDRVADVTPLLPAFDALVTDFSSLAFDAGLVPLPVVFFAPDVEAYVARRGLYGRYRDVAGDDVPRTWEAALARLDGILDDPTDAVEASRRLSASVHAHHDGRNAERVHRAIRARLTARRFAAPPRRTIP, via the coding sequence GTGGCGTCTTTCTCGTTCGGTGCGGGGAATGCGCGAAAACTCCGGCGCATTCCGCTGTATCTCGCGGGGCGACTGCTGACCGCGGTGGTCCCGCGTTCACGGGAGCGCTGGGTGTTCGGCTGCGCGGTCGGCGTGGCCGACGGCGCCCTGGCCCTGTGGCGCGTGGCGGATGCCGCGGGCGAGCGGACCACGTGGCTCGTCGCCGACGAGGGTCAGGCGCAGGAGGCCGAGAGGCTCGGCATCCCTTCCCTCCGGCGCGATTCGCTGCGGGGTCTGTGGGCGACGGCCCGAGCGCGTGTGGTCGTGGTGACCCACGGCTTCGGAGACGTCAACCGCTACGCGGTGGCGGGCGCGTTCGTCGTGCAGCTGTGGCACGGGATCCCGCTCAAGCGCATCGGTCTGGATTCGCCCGAGACGACCCGCAGTGCTCTGTTGCCGGGGTCTCGCGCCGTCACGCGGCTCCTGGCCGTGCTGTACCGGCGCACCATGCGCCAGATCTCTCTGCTCCCCGCCGCCTCGCATCTCGTCCGCGGACGCCTGGAGAGCGCGTTCGGTCTCGACGACGCGCGGGTGCCCGTGACCGGCGAGCCGCGGGTCGACGTGCTCTCGCGAGGCACCGCCGACGAGCGGCGCAGCGCCGCGCGCGACGCGCTCGCCGCCGTGACGGGCACCGATCTCGGTGATCGGCGCCTGGTGCTCTACGCCCCGACCTGGCGCGACGGCGATGTCGACCCGGCGATCCCCACGACCTCCGACGCGGATCGCATCGACGCGGTGCTGGCGCACCACGACGCCGTGCTGTTCGTGCGACCCCACCCGCTCGGAGCGGGGGAGTACCGCCTCACGAGCGAGCGCGTGAAGATGCTCGGAAGCGACCGCGTCGCCGACGTCACTCCGCTGCTGCCGGCTTTCGACGCCCTCGTCACCGACTTCTCCTCGCTCGCCTTCGATGCAGGACTCGTTCCGCTCCCGGTGGTGTTCTTCGCCCCCGACGTCGAGGCGTACGTCGCGCGCCGGGGCCTCTACGGCCGATATCGCGACGTCGCCGGCGACGACGTCCCGCGAACGTGGGAAGCCGCGCTCGCCCGGCTCGACGGCATCCTGGACGATCCGACCGACGCTGTGGAGGCCTCGCGCCGGCTGAGCGCGAGCGTGCACGCTCACCACGACGGGCGCAATGCCGAGCGGGTCCACCGCGCGATCCGCGCCCGACTGACCGCTCGTCGCTTTGCGGCGCCCCCGAGGAGGACCATCCCATGA